From a region of the Microbacterium sp. nov. GSS16 genome:
- the xylB gene encoding xylulokinase, with translation MALVMGVDSSTQSCKVVVRDAATGAVVRTGRAPHPEGTEVDPEAWWDALQRAIADAGGMDDVAAWSIAGQQHGLVALDSRGEVIRPALLWNDTRSAGAAACLTAELGADHLAERTGVVPVASFTVTKLRWMADHEPSDAARIAAVALPHDWLTWRLRGFGPVSEGQDARLDELITDRSDASGTGYWGADGYDRDILSHALRRDAARVVLPRVLHPHEHVSDPDGRRVAPGAGDNAGAALGLGARQGDAVVSIGTSGTVFAVTDAPVRDASGTVAGFADAAGGWLPLIATLNAARVMDATAALLGVDHHALSDLALAAEPGAGGLVLQPWFEGERTPNRPDATATLFGMTLASTTRENLARAAIEGVLCGLAEGLDAIRRQGVEVGRVLLTGGAAQNPAVQRIASEVFDVPVVVPQPQEYVALGACAQAAWALTGSRPAWAADADAPAATGAPVSSIRSQYAARLP, from the coding sequence CCCGAGGCGTGGTGGGATGCCCTGCAGCGGGCGATCGCCGACGCGGGCGGGATGGACGACGTCGCCGCGTGGTCGATCGCCGGTCAGCAGCATGGCCTCGTCGCCCTCGACTCGCGTGGCGAAGTCATCCGCCCCGCGCTGCTGTGGAACGACACGAGATCGGCAGGAGCCGCCGCATGCCTGACCGCCGAGCTCGGCGCCGACCATCTCGCCGAGCGCACGGGAGTCGTGCCCGTGGCGTCGTTCACCGTGACGAAGCTGCGCTGGATGGCCGACCACGAGCCGAGCGACGCGGCGCGCATCGCTGCCGTCGCTCTGCCACACGACTGGCTGACCTGGCGGCTGCGGGGCTTCGGCCCGGTGTCGGAGGGGCAGGACGCTCGGCTCGACGAGCTGATCACCGACCGCTCCGACGCCAGCGGGACGGGGTATTGGGGAGCGGACGGCTACGACCGCGACATCCTGTCGCACGCGCTGCGCCGCGATGCTGCGCGGGTGGTGCTCCCCCGCGTGCTGCACCCGCACGAGCACGTCTCCGACCCCGACGGACGCCGCGTCGCGCCCGGAGCCGGCGACAACGCGGGGGCGGCCCTCGGGCTCGGTGCACGGCAGGGCGATGCGGTCGTCTCGATCGGCACGTCGGGCACGGTCTTCGCCGTGACCGACGCCCCGGTGCGTGATGCGTCGGGCACGGTGGCCGGGTTCGCCGACGCCGCGGGCGGGTGGCTGCCGCTGATCGCGACGCTGAACGCGGCGCGGGTGATGGACGCCACGGCGGCCCTGCTCGGAGTCGACCACCACGCCCTCAGCGACCTGGCTCTCGCCGCCGAGCCGGGTGCGGGCGGATTGGTGCTGCAGCCGTGGTTCGAGGGTGAGCGCACCCCCAACCGTCCGGATGCCACTGCCACTCTCTTCGGCATGACGCTGGCCAGCACGACTCGCGAGAACCTCGCGCGTGCGGCGATCGAGGGCGTGCTGTGCGGTCTGGCGGAAGGGCTCGACGCGATCCGCCGGCAGGGCGTCGAGGTTGGCCGCGTTCTGCTGACCGGCGGTGCAGCGCAGAATCCCGCGGTGCAGCGGATCGCCTCCGAGGTCTTCGACGTGCCTGTCGTCGTGCCTCAGCCCCAGGAGTACGTCGCCCTCGGCGCGTGCGCGCAGGCCGCGTGGGCCCTGACCGGCTCGCGTCCGGCGTGGGCCGCCGACGCCGACGCGCCCGCGGCCACGGGCGCGCCGGTCTCGAGCATCCGCTCCCAGTACGCCGCTCGACTGCCCTAG
- a CDS encoding aldose 1-epimerase family protein, whose translation MLPASGRQLSIAGHGYAAVIASVGASLRTLTHEGRDLVVPFDADEVRPNYRGATLAPWPNRVVDGRYAFAGAQHRLALTEPSRGHALHGLTAWLEFADQVVEPDRVVLTAVIEPQAGYPFRVEVEVEYRLGADGLTQVVTGRNLGTDAAPWGTGPHPYLVASPALPGAVDAWMLSLPASEVLTVTDDRLSPVAVEPVDRHPEWDFRTARMIGETFIDHAFTALERIGGIAEVQVTAADGTGTAISWGEVCPWVQIHTADTPEAHATHRVGLAVEPMTCAPDAFNSGAGLVILESGASHAASWTIRAL comes from the coding sequence ATGCTGCCGGCATCCGGCCGTCAGCTCTCGATCGCCGGGCACGGCTATGCGGCGGTGATCGCCAGCGTCGGGGCCTCGCTGCGCACGCTCACGCACGAGGGGCGCGACCTCGTCGTGCCGTTCGACGCCGACGAGGTGCGGCCGAACTACCGTGGCGCCACGCTGGCGCCGTGGCCGAACCGCGTCGTCGACGGCCGCTACGCGTTCGCCGGCGCTCAGCACCGGCTCGCGCTCACCGAGCCGTCGCGGGGGCACGCCTTGCACGGACTCACGGCCTGGCTGGAGTTCGCCGATCAGGTCGTCGAGCCCGACCGGGTCGTGCTCACGGCGGTGATCGAGCCGCAGGCGGGATACCCGTTCCGCGTCGAGGTCGAGGTGGAGTACCGCCTCGGCGCCGACGGTCTGACGCAGGTCGTGACCGGGCGCAACCTCGGGACCGACGCTGCGCCGTGGGGTACAGGCCCCCATCCGTATCTGGTCGCTTCCCCGGCCCTGCCGGGAGCCGTGGACGCGTGGATGCTGTCGCTGCCGGCATCCGAGGTGCTGACGGTGACCGACGATCGGCTGAGCCCTGTCGCGGTCGAGCCGGTCGACCGGCATCCGGAGTGGGACTTCCGCACGGCCCGCATGATCGGCGAGACCTTCATCGACCACGCCTTCACCGCGCTCGAGCGGATCGGCGGCATCGCCGAGGTGCAGGTGACTGCCGCAGACGGCACCGGCACGGCCATCAGCTGGGGCGAGGTGTGCCCGTGGGTGCAGATCCACACCGCCGACACCCCCGAGGCGCACGCGACGCACCGGGTCGGGCTGGCGGTCGAGCCGATGACCTGCGCGCCGGACGCCTTCAACTCCGGCGCCGGCCTTGTGATTCTCGAGTCAGGTGCCTCACACGCGGCCTCCTGGACGATCCGCGCCCTCTGA